The Quercus robur chromosome 7, dhQueRobu3.1, whole genome shotgun sequence genome has a segment encoding these proteins:
- the LOC126692059 gene encoding fructose-bisphosphate aldolase 6, cytosolic, with protein sequence MSAYQGKYADELCANAAYIGTPGKGILAADESTGTIGKRLSSINVENVEENRRALRELLFTTPGALQYLSGVILFEETLYQKTHDGKPFVNLLKENGVLPGIKVDKGTVELAGTNGETTTQGLDGLAQRCQKYYEAGARFAKWRAVLKIGPTEPSQLAINENANGLARYAIICQENGLVPIVEPEILVDGPHDILKCADVTERVLAAVYKALNDHHVLLEGTLLKPNMVTPGSEAPKVAPEVIAEHTVRALQRTMPAAVPAVVFLSGGQSEEQATVNLNAMNKYKGKKPWTLSFSFGRALQQSTLKAWGGKKENVPKAQAAFLARAKANSEATLGTYKGDATPGEGASESLHVKDYKY encoded by the exons ATGTCTGCTTACCAGGGCAAATACGCTG ATGAGCTCTGTGCCAATGCTGCATACATTGGTACCCCTGGAAAGGGTATCCTTGCTGCTGACGAGTCAACTGGCACAATTGGCAAGCGTCTTTCCAGCATCAATGTTGAGAATGTTGAGGAGAACAGGCGTGCTCTCCGTGAGCTTCTCTTCACCACCCCTGGTGCCCTCCAGTACCTTAGTGGAGTAATTCTCTTCGAGGAAACCCTCTACCAGAAGACACATGACG GTAAGCCCTTTGTTAATCTTTTGAAGGAAAATGGTGTTCTTCCTGGCATTAAGGTTGACAAGGGTACAGTTGAGCTTGCTGGAACCAATGGTGAGACCACCACCCAGGGTCTTGATGGCCTAGCACAGCGTTGCCAGAAGTACTATGAAGCTGGTGCTCGTTTTGCCAAATGGCGTGCTGTGCTCAAGATTGGCCCAACTGAGCCATCTCAGCTTGCCATCAATGAAAATGCCAATGGATTGGCTCGATATGCTATCATCTGCCAGGAGAATGGCCTGGTCCCTATTGTTGAGCCTGAGATATTGGTTGATGGACCCCATGATATTTTGAAGTGCGCTGATGTGACTGAACGTGTTCTTGCTGCCGTATACAAAGCTCTTAATGACCACCATGTCTTGCTTGAGGGAACCTTGTTGAAACCCAACATGGTGACCCCTGGATCAGAAGCACCAAAGGTTGCACCAGAGGTGATTGCTGAGCACACTGTCAGGGCTCTTCAGCGAACAATGCCCGCTGCAGTTCCTGCTGTTGTTTTCTTATCTGGTGGTCAGAGTGAGGAGCAGGCAACTGTCAACCTAAATGCCATGAACAAATATAAGGGAAAGAAGCCATGGACCCTTTCATTCTCCTTTGGACGTGCCCTTCAACAGAGCACTCTCAAGGCATGgggaggaaagaaagaaaatgttcCGAAGGCCCAGGCTGCATTCCTTGCTAGGGCCAAGGCCAACTCAGAGGCAACTCTTGGAACCTACAAGGGTGATGCAACCCCTGGTGAGGGTGCCTCCGAGAGCCTTCACGTGAAGGACTACAAGTATTGA